A region of Paucidesulfovibrio longus DSM 6739 DNA encodes the following proteins:
- the rpsP gene encoding 30S ribosomal protein S16 — protein MALKIRLTRMGSKKRPFYRIVATNSGARRDGRPLEFLGYYNPMTNPPEIKIDQEKLDKWVANGATASDTVRSLLKQAS, from the coding sequence ATGGCTCTTAAAATCAGATTGACTCGTATGGGTTCCAAGAAGCGTCCCTTCTACCGCATCGTGGCCACCAACAGCGGCGCGCGTCGCGACGGACGTCCCCTGGAGTTCCTGGGGTACTACAACCCCATGACCAACCCGCCCGAGATCAAGATCGACCAGGAGAAGCTGGACAAGTGGGTCGCCAACGGGGCCACCGCCTCCGACACGGTCCGCTCGCTGCTCAAGCAGGCCAGCTAG
- the ffh gene encoding signal recognition particle protein yields MFDNLSDRLTGAFKKLRGQARLDEANIQAGLREVRLALLEADVNFKVVKQFVDQVKERALGEDVLKGLNPAQQVVKIVHEELVELLGGEQQGLDISGPKPLKIMMVGLQGSGKTTSSGKIAVWLRKQGIRPYLVPADVYRPAAIDQLLTLAKQIDVPAYPSTTGMNPVDICRDALVKAEEAGCNAILFDTAGRLHVDETLMEELSAIKRDCSPQEILFVADAMTGQDAVTVAESFNERLGISGVVLTKMDGDARGGAALSIKSVTGRSVKFVGLGEKLSDMELFHPDRVASRILGMGDVMTLIEKAQTAFDEEDAQRMAKKMQKAQFDLEDFRTNMRRLKKLGSMEGLLKLIPGMGGMLKQLGDAQMPEKELNRTEAIINSMTMAERHNPKLLNASRKQRIATGCGMQVTDVNKLIKNFEQMSKMMQQMMGGKKGKMPKMPKLPKGADNMPGMPGMGMPGMPGMEGFGMEGMGQEGAPAVQGKSAKRVEAERKKKKLQKQMRKKQRKKR; encoded by the coding sequence GTGTTCGACAATCTGTCAGACCGGTTGACGGGAGCTTTCAAGAAGCTCAGAGGGCAGGCACGTCTGGATGAAGCCAACATCCAGGCGGGGCTTCGCGAGGTGCGCCTCGCCCTGCTCGAGGCCGACGTCAACTTCAAGGTCGTCAAGCAGTTCGTCGACCAGGTCAAGGAGCGCGCCCTCGGCGAGGACGTGCTCAAGGGCCTGAACCCCGCGCAGCAGGTCGTCAAGATCGTGCACGAGGAGCTGGTCGAGCTGCTCGGCGGCGAGCAGCAGGGACTGGACATCTCCGGCCCCAAGCCGCTCAAGATCATGATGGTCGGCCTTCAGGGCTCGGGCAAGACGACCTCGTCGGGCAAGATCGCGGTCTGGCTGCGCAAGCAGGGCATCCGGCCCTACCTCGTGCCCGCCGACGTGTACCGCCCGGCGGCCATCGATCAGCTCCTGACCCTGGCCAAGCAGATCGACGTGCCCGCGTATCCGTCCACCACGGGCATGAATCCGGTGGACATCTGCCGGGACGCGCTGGTCAAGGCCGAGGAGGCGGGCTGCAACGCGATCCTCTTCGACACGGCGGGCCGCCTGCATGTGGACGAAACGCTGATGGAAGAGCTTTCGGCCATCAAAAGGGACTGCTCCCCCCAGGAGATCCTTTTCGTGGCCGACGCCATGACCGGCCAGGACGCCGTGACCGTGGCCGAGAGCTTCAACGAGCGCCTGGGCATTTCCGGCGTGGTCCTGACCAAGATGGACGGCGACGCCCGCGGCGGCGCGGCCCTGTCCATCAAGTCCGTCACGGGCCGGAGCGTGAAGTTCGTCGGCCTGGGCGAAAAGCTCTCCGACATGGAGCTGTTCCACCCGGATCGCGTTGCCTCGCGCATTCTGGGCATGGGCGACGTGATGACCCTCATCGAGAAGGCGCAGACCGCCTTCGACGAAGAGGACGCCCAGCGCATGGCCAAGAAGATGCAGAAGGCCCAGTTCGACCTGGAGGACTTCCGCACCAACATGCGCAGGCTCAAGAAGCTCGGCTCCATGGAGGGCCTGCTCAAGCTCATTCCGGGCATGGGGGGGATGCTCAAGCAGCTCGGCGACGCGCAGATGCCCGAAAAGGAGCTGAACCGCACCGAGGCCATCATCAACTCCATGACCATGGCGGAGCGGCACAACCCGAAGCTGCTCAACGCCAGCCGCAAGCAGCGCATTGCGACCGGCTGCGGAATGCAGGTCACGGACGTGAACAAGCTCATCAAGAACTTTGAACAGATGAGCAAGATGATGCAGCAGATGATGGGCGGCAAGAAAGGCAAGATGCCGAAGATGCCGAAGCTGCCCAAGGGCGCGGACAACATGCCCGGCATGCCGGGCATGGGAATGCCGGGAATGCCCGGCATGGAAGGATTCGGCATGGAAGGCATGGGCCAGGAAGGCGCGCCCGCAGTGCAGGGCAAGTCCGCCAAAAGGGTCGAGGCCGAACGCAAGAAGAAGAAACTTCAGAAGCAGATGCGCAAGAAACAGCGCAAAAAGCGCTGA
- a CDS encoding PP2C family protein-serine/threonine phosphatase, with the protein MQQHILLAEDDAGLRLSLTFVLKNKGYRITSCVDGREALEQLTRFREEGVIVDALITDIQMPGMNGMELIRRLKTDDLELPVIVITGHGDKEMLIELLRLGCDDYLSKPFEPDEVHDKVAQVLEKKRVSERLREREQSDLRKANLRLDREVQAYRRDLQDLRGEMARAVRTYTDLMDVDRSAFKVPLEYRSRPYRDLGGDYMGICDTSTGCNVLVADVAGHDLAASYQTVLIKSQFDENCRLGRDGVEFFRTLNHELIVNGREERMVTAQALSLDLEARTARVVSAGHPRMLLRRSDRTASESVPASGSVLGLMDEVDFGVVDLEIHSGDRFYLYTDGLLNAHSVDGPTGDRRVLGERGLLRALDIFSDLPLSEQVQSVWRFARSFCRYRQSDDMLLLGIQVP; encoded by the coding sequence ATGCAGCAGCACATCCTTTTGGCAGAAGACGACGCGGGCCTGCGGCTTTCCTTGACCTTCGTGCTCAAGAACAAGGGCTACCGGATCACTTCCTGCGTGGACGGGCGCGAGGCCTTGGAACAGCTGACACGGTTTCGCGAGGAAGGGGTGATCGTGGACGCGCTGATCACGGACATCCAGATGCCCGGCATGAACGGGATGGAGCTGATCCGCAGGCTCAAGACGGACGACCTGGAGCTGCCCGTCATCGTCATCACCGGGCACGGCGACAAGGAAATGCTCATCGAGCTGCTCCGGCTGGGCTGCGACGACTATCTTTCCAAGCCGTTTGAACCGGACGAGGTGCACGACAAGGTCGCCCAGGTGCTGGAGAAGAAGCGGGTCAGCGAGCGGCTGCGCGAGCGCGAGCAGAGCGACCTGCGCAAGGCGAACCTGCGGCTCGACCGCGAGGTGCAGGCCTACAGGCGCGACCTTCAGGATCTGCGCGGCGAGATGGCCCGCGCGGTGCGCACCTATACCGACCTCATGGACGTGGACAGGAGCGCCTTCAAGGTGCCCCTGGAATACCGCTCGCGCCCGTACCGCGACCTGGGCGGCGACTACATGGGCATCTGCGACACCTCCACGGGCTGCAACGTGCTCGTGGCCGACGTGGCCGGGCACGACCTGGCCGCCTCCTACCAGACCGTGCTCATCAAGAGCCAGTTCGACGAAAACTGCCGCCTGGGGCGCGACGGGGTGGAATTTTTCCGCACACTGAACCACGAACTCATCGTCAACGGCCGCGAAGAGCGCATGGTCACGGCCCAGGCCCTGAGCCTGGACCTGGAAGCGCGCACGGCCCGCGTGGTCTCCGCGGGGCATCCGCGCATGCTTCTGCGCCGCTCGGACAGAACTGCCTCCGAAAGCGTCCCCGCATCCGGTTCCGTGCTGGGGCTCATGGACGAGGTGGATTTCGGCGTGGTCGATCTGGAGATCCATTCGGGCGACAGGTTTTATCTCTACACGGACGGCCTGCTCAACGCGCACAGCGTGGACGGCCCCACGGGCGACCGCCGGGTGCTCGGCGAGCGCGGCTTGCTGCGCGCCCTGGATATCTTTTCGGACCTGCCGCTCAGCGAGCAGGTCCAGAGCGTCTGGCGCTTCGCGCGCAGCTTCTGCCGCTACCGCCAGTCCGACGACATGCTTTTATTGGGCATTCAGGTGCCCTAG
- a CDS encoding PAS domain S-box protein, whose protein sequence is MTASLALVACLYLLLFAFLAERQHEEMVRDRSEALRQIVSVARGALDPVLRDLQDGKLDKDQALDRVSEMLWDMRYPDSGFNNYLFLMTDNGVPLVDPVQPDLVGVSQWDARDPGGVYYIRELARAAAGNPKGALVSYFNRRPGTSLPPEPKISFVLPLPELDCFMGTGAYVSDLESEARQDSLRTGLLVGVLFVLGFVPLVLPLREAALRNVALAREIAEHERTERSLRHAESRSRMISSRPGQIVYDMDVLGGDTIWTGDAEGVSGHTLEEYGESGFLAGNIHPDERDEVQASWREAVRESREWSAMYRLQRKEGGYVYVEDHAGFLASESEGAPVRMIGSLRNVDALVRAGEEVRRSEAKYRALAENFPNGAVLLYDEGLRFLLADGAGLKSVGFSDGGMVGRTPAEVFPPSVARTAEQHFRKALRGEEHVFEMTYAGRIFKLHALPVRGGHSEGGGAAEGMAVIQDVTANKLAEKALSESERRLSTLIMNMPGMVYRSAFHSDWTLEFVSPGCRALTGYGPESLLYNRAKSWSALVHSDDRERLKQEIARALAEERPFELAYRIETQSGELKWVWERGVGISMGDGVPVIEGIILDVTDRKLAEEGLARSLAYETVLNSCATLLLSSARQQDALDRILAELRIAAVACRAYVFENFVNEEGKLCYRLTNESVEPEVSCLREVERLQNACYEDIIPRWREVFEHGEIIQGHFADLPEAEQEQLARYEIKSLLVLPLRVEGQWSGFIGFDDTRRERGWGEAERLFLRTATNMIGAYMERRRAEQRLLQAHGELDQIFNSTGDGMALIGLDGTVQRINRTMAEMFGLDSVFAQGRACREVIQDDRCQQNLCPLSLLDAGMERTDHVFCQPDPDGGLRHFRSVTTPFRDVNGAVVGVVVSTREITQRVRAQEESKERERQLIQADKLAALGTLVSGVAHEINNPNGIITLNAPTLRDIWRGARPILEERYDERGDFLLGEVEYSVIRDEADALFDQIVESARRIKRIVAELKGFARQDVTGRDQIVNLNEVARAAVGLVANKIKKCTNHFEAFWSDEPVRVLGNFQRLEQVLVNALINACEALTEPEQAVNLRIGLSPDGKSAQVAVTDEGRGMSPEEIRHVFEPFFTTKRDSGGTGLGLSVSHGIIVEHGGRMYFTSEPSKGTVCIVELPLLREEAGK, encoded by the coding sequence TACCCGGACTCCGGCTTCAACAACTATCTCTTCCTGATGACCGACAACGGCGTGCCCCTGGTGGACCCTGTCCAGCCGGACCTCGTCGGGGTCAGCCAATGGGACGCCCGCGACCCCGGCGGAGTGTATTACATCCGCGAACTGGCCAGGGCCGCGGCGGGGAACCCCAAAGGCGCCCTGGTTTCCTATTTCAACCGCCGCCCCGGAACCTCGCTTCCGCCGGAACCCAAGATATCCTTTGTCCTGCCGCTGCCGGAGCTGGACTGCTTCATGGGCACCGGGGCCTACGTCTCGGACCTGGAAAGCGAGGCCCGGCAGGATTCCCTGCGCACGGGGCTGCTCGTGGGCGTGCTGTTCGTGCTCGGTTTCGTGCCGCTGGTGCTGCCGCTGCGCGAGGCCGCCCTGCGCAACGTGGCCCTGGCCCGCGAGATTGCCGAGCACGAGCGCACCGAGCGTTCCCTGCGCCACGCCGAATCCCGCTCCCGGATGATTTCGTCGCGGCCCGGACAGATCGTCTACGACATGGACGTGCTCGGCGGGGATACGATCTGGACGGGAGACGCCGAGGGCGTGTCCGGGCATACCCTGGAAGAATACGGCGAGTCCGGGTTTCTGGCCGGGAACATTCATCCCGACGAACGCGACGAGGTGCAGGCGAGCTGGCGGGAGGCCGTCCGCGAGAGCCGGGAATGGAGCGCCATGTACCGGCTGCAACGCAAGGAAGGCGGGTACGTCTACGTGGAGGATCACGCCGGGTTCCTGGCCTCCGAGTCGGAGGGCGCGCCCGTTCGGATGATCGGCAGCCTGCGCAACGTGGACGCGCTGGTGCGAGCGGGCGAGGAGGTCCGGCGCAGCGAGGCCAAGTACCGCGCCCTGGCCGAAAACTTCCCCAACGGCGCGGTGCTGCTGTATGACGAGGGGCTGCGCTTCCTGCTGGCGGACGGCGCCGGGCTCAAGAGCGTGGGCTTCTCGGACGGGGGCATGGTCGGCCGCACTCCGGCCGAGGTCTTTCCCCCTTCCGTGGCGCGAACCGCGGAGCAGCATTTCCGCAAGGCGCTGCGGGGCGAGGAACATGTCTTCGAGATGACCTACGCGGGCCGGATATTCAAGCTGCACGCCCTGCCCGTGCGCGGCGGCCATTCCGAAGGGGGCGGCGCGGCCGAGGGCATGGCCGTCATCCAGGACGTGACCGCCAACAAGCTGGCGGAAAAGGCGCTCTCCGAAAGCGAACGCCGCCTTTCCACGCTGATCATGAACATGCCCGGCATGGTCTACCGCAGCGCGTTCCACTCGGACTGGACCCTGGAATTCGTCAGCCCCGGCTGCCGCGCCCTGACGGGCTACGGCCCGGAATCCCTGCTCTACAACCGGGCCAAGAGCTGGAGCGCGCTCGTGCATTCCGACGACCGCGAACGGCTCAAGCAGGAGATCGCCCGCGCCCTGGCCGAGGAGCGGCCCTTTGAGCTCGCCTACCGCATCGAAACCCAGTCCGGCGAGCTGAAGTGGGTCTGGGAGCGCGGCGTGGGCATCAGCATGGGCGACGGCGTGCCGGTCATCGAGGGCATCATTCTCGACGTCACGGACCGCAAGCTCGCCGAGGAAGGGCTGGCCCGTAGTCTGGCCTACGAAACCGTGTTGAACAGTTGCGCCACCTTGCTGCTCTCCTCCGCGCGCCAGCAGGACGCCCTGGACCGGATTCTTGCGGAGCTGCGCATCGCGGCCGTGGCCTGCCGGGCCTACGTGTTCGAAAATTTCGTCAATGAGGAAGGCAAGCTCTGCTACCGCCTGACCAACGAGTCCGTGGAGCCTGAGGTCAGCTGCCTGCGCGAGGTGGAGCGGCTCCAAAACGCCTGCTACGAGGATATCATCCCGCGCTGGCGCGAGGTCTTCGAGCACGGCGAGATCATCCAGGGCCATTTTGCCGATCTGCCGGAAGCCGAGCAGGAGCAGCTCGCGCGCTACGAAATCAAGTCCCTGCTCGTGCTGCCCCTTCGGGTCGAGGGCCAGTGGAGCGGGTTCATCGGCTTCGACGACACCCGGCGGGAACGCGGCTGGGGCGAGGCGGAGCGCCTGTTCCTGCGCACGGCCACGAACATGATCGGCGCCTACATGGAGCGCCGCCGGGCCGAGCAGCGCCTGCTCCAGGCCCACGGCGAACTGGACCAGATCTTCAACAGCACAGGGGACGGCATGGCCCTGATCGGGCTGGATGGAACCGTGCAGCGCATCAACCGCACCATGGCCGAGATGTTCGGCCTGGACTCGGTCTTCGCCCAGGGCCGCGCCTGCCGGGAGGTCATCCAGGACGACCGCTGCCAGCAGAATCTCTGCCCCCTGTCCCTGCTCGACGCGGGCATGGAGCGCACGGACCACGTCTTCTGCCAGCCCGACCCGGACGGCGGCTTGCGCCACTTCCGTTCCGTGACCACGCCCTTCCGCGACGTGAACGGCGCGGTGGTGGGCGTCGTCGTCTCCACCAGGGAGATCACCCAGCGCGTGCGGGCCCAGGAGGAATCCAAGGAGCGCGAGCGCCAGCTGATCCAGGCGGACAAGCTCGCGGCCCTGGGAACGCTTGTTTCCGGCGTGGCGCACGAGATCAACAACCCCAACGGAATCATCACCCTGAACGCGCCCACCCTGCGCGACATCTGGCGCGGCGCGCGGCCCATCCTGGAAGAACGCTACGACGAGCGCGGCGATTTTCTCCTCGGCGAGGTGGAATACAGCGTCATCCGCGACGAGGCGGACGCCCTTTTTGATCAGATCGTGGAGTCGGCCCGGCGCATCAAGCGCATCGTGGCCGAGCTGAAGGGTTTTGCACGCCAGGACGTGACCGGCCGGGACCAGATCGTGAACCTCAACGAGGTGGCCCGCGCCGCCGTGGGTCTCGTCGCCAACAAGATCAAGAAATGCACGAATCATTTCGAGGCGTTCTGGAGCGATGAGCCTGTTCGCGTCCTGGGCAATTTCCAGCGTCTGGAGCAGGTGCTCGTCAACGCCCTGATCAACGCCTGCGAAGCCCTGACCGAACCGGAACAGGCCGTGAACCTGCGCATCGGGCTCAGCCCGGACGGCAAGTCCGCGCAGGTCGCCGTGACGGACGAGGGCAGGGGCATGAGCCCGGAGGAGATCCGGCACGTGTTCGAGCCGTTCTTCACCACCAAGCGCGACAGCGGCGGCACGGGGCTCGGCCTGTCCGTTTCCCACGGCATCATCGTGGAGCACGGCGGCCGGATGTACTTCACCTCCGAGCCTTCCAAGGGCACGGTCTGCATCGTGGAACTGCCGCTTCTGCGCGAGGAGGCCGGGAAATGA
- a CDS encoding methyl-accepting chemotaxis protein, which translates to MGMKMRLKVRGKLLLPIISVVFVGILGLLSFSYLESSTLLETQIREGIIRESEAASRAMEEWVDGRKIDLVNWARNSGYHRLFAGEPGGFEDSMRTLAGKMADFSYFESVNLMDLSGRVVASGDPARLGLDLSDRDYFKKAAAGEVASSKPLLSKVSGNPVFVISAPVKGPDGRVEGVLAGVFKIDRLTSIFIDGIKIGDNGYAYVLDSDGSVIGHPNKDFIMKLNVADTDFGKVMLQEKNGYYKYWFEQQSQWKMMGFNEVPATGWVVAVTAPLTELLAPLVRVRNLAMVGGLVTVVLAGLVIFFFVGKVTRVLGDSVTHLKELAEGNVDREVPRAHLDAYDELGDLARGFQAMVETQRARAEMAQAIAGGDLTRRVKVASDKDRLGKALEKMVGSLNDILGQINAAAEQVRDGSGQVSESSQALSQGATEQASSLEEITSSVTQISSQTRTNAENASQANLLASQARDAAREGDREMQEMVGAMEDINQSSQAISKIIKVIDEIAFQTNLLALNAAVEAARAGSHGKGFAVVAEEVRNLASRSAKAAQETAQLIEGSVAKVGKGGDMAGQTAESLRQIVEKITRVADLVADIAAASEEQAKGVGQINIGLSQIDQVTQQNTANAEETASASEELSSQAVEMRRLVSRFRLSQEEARNMGVPRAITSGATRGRAPQLPPAQPRSANKSAPAPARRSGGQRPASEGAWGESPVGNGAAQVQRGKAEVIQPEDVIALDDDEFGRY; encoded by the coding sequence ATGGGTATGAAGATGCGTCTCAAGGTGCGGGGCAAGCTGCTCCTGCCCATAATCAGCGTGGTTTTCGTCGGCATCCTCGGCCTGTTGTCGTTCAGCTATCTGGAATCCTCAACGCTTCTCGAAACGCAGATTCGAGAGGGCATCATCCGTGAATCCGAGGCCGCCTCGCGGGCCATGGAGGAATGGGTCGACGGCCGCAAGATCGACCTCGTGAACTGGGCTCGCAACAGCGGCTACCACCGCCTCTTCGCGGGCGAGCCCGGCGGGTTTGAGGATTCCATGCGCACCCTGGCCGGGAAGATGGCCGATTTCTCTTATTTCGAGTCCGTGAACCTCATGGACCTTTCGGGCAGGGTGGTGGCTTCCGGCGACCCGGCCCGCCTGGGGCTCGACCTGTCCGACCGCGACTATTTCAAGAAGGCGGCCGCGGGCGAGGTCGCCAGTTCCAAGCCGCTCCTGAGCAAGGTTTCCGGCAACCCCGTCTTCGTCATCTCCGCCCCGGTCAAGGGACCGGACGGACGGGTCGAGGGCGTGCTCGCCGGAGTCTTCAAGATCGACCGCCTGACCAGCATCTTCATCGACGGGATCAAGATCGGCGACAACGGCTACGCCTACGTGCTCGACAGCGACGGCTCGGTCATCGGCCATCCGAACAAGGATTTCATCATGAAGCTGAACGTGGCCGACACCGATTTCGGCAAGGTCATGCTTCAGGAAAAGAACGGATACTACAAGTATTGGTTCGAGCAGCAGTCGCAGTGGAAGATGATGGGCTTCAACGAGGTTCCGGCCACGGGCTGGGTCGTGGCCGTGACCGCGCCCCTGACCGAGCTGCTCGCTCCGCTGGTGCGCGTGCGCAACCTGGCCATGGTGGGCGGCCTGGTCACGGTCGTGCTGGCCGGGCTGGTCATCTTCTTCTTCGTGGGCAAGGTGACCAGGGTCCTCGGCGACTCGGTGACGCATCTCAAGGAGCTGGCCGAAGGCAATGTGGACCGCGAGGTTCCGCGGGCGCATCTGGACGCCTATGACGAACTGGGCGACCTGGCGCGCGGCTTCCAGGCCATGGTCGAGACGCAGCGCGCGCGGGCGGAGATGGCCCAGGCCATCGCCGGGGGCGACCTGACCCGCAGGGTCAAGGTGGCCTCGGACAAGGACCGCCTGGGCAAGGCTCTGGAAAAGATGGTCGGGAGCCTGAACGACATTCTCGGACAGATCAACGCGGCGGCCGAGCAGGTCCGGGACGGTTCCGGACAGGTTTCGGAATCGAGCCAGGCCCTTTCCCAGGGCGCCACGGAGCAGGCTTCCTCCCTGGAGGAGATCACCAGCTCGGTGACGCAGATCAGCTCCCAGACGCGGACCAACGCGGAGAACGCCTCCCAGGCCAACCTGCTCGCCTCCCAGGCGCGCGACGCGGCCCGCGAGGGCGACCGCGAGATGCAGGAGATGGTCGGGGCCATGGAGGACATCAACCAGTCCAGCCAGGCCATCAGCAAGATCATCAAGGTCATCGACGAAATCGCCTTCCAGACCAACCTGCTGGCGCTGAACGCGGCGGTGGAGGCGGCCCGCGCGGGCAGCCACGGCAAGGGCTTCGCCGTGGTGGCCGAGGAGGTCCGCAACCTGGCCTCGCGCAGCGCCAAGGCCGCGCAGGAAACGGCCCAGCTCATCGAGGGCTCCGTGGCCAAGGTGGGCAAGGGCGGCGACATGGCCGGGCAGACCGCCGAATCCCTGCGCCAGATCGTGGAGAAGATCACCAGGGTGGCGGACCTCGTGGCGGACATCGCTGCCGCCAGCGAGGAGCAGGCCAAGGGCGTGGGCCAGATCAACATCGGCCTGAGCCAGATCGACCAGGTCACGCAGCAGAACACGGCCAACGCGGAGGAAACCGCGTCCGCCTCGGAAGAGCTTTCCAGCCAGGCCGTGGAAATGCGGCGGCTCGTGAGCCGCTTCCGGCTCAGCCAGGAAGAGGCCCGAAACATGGGCGTGCCCAGGGCCATCACCAGCGGCGCGACCCGCGGGCGCGCCCCCCAGCTTCCCCCGGCCCAGCCGCGAAGCGCGAACAAGAGCGCTCCGGCTCCGGCGCGCCGCTCCGGCGGCCAGCGGCCCGCCTCGGAAGGCGCCTGGGGCGAAAGCCCCGTCGGCAACGGAGCCGCCCAGGTTCAACGCGGCAAGGCCGAGGTCATTCAGCCGGAAGACGTGATCGCCCTGGACGACGACGAATTCGGACGCTATTAG
- a CDS encoding sigma-54-dependent transcriptional regulator produces the protein MNANWPPRPILMVDDEEPWLESLRGILSLAGIRNVITCRDSREVPELLLRNDASVLLLDLCMPHVSGQELLRGVVAEHPELPVIVLSGQDELETAVRCIKDGAYEYFLKSTEKERLITSVRRAVELTDVRRENAKLKNAFLGRGPEHPEAFDALVTRDPKMRALFGYAEAVAATTLPVLITGETGTGKELMARAVHRLSGRKGPFVAVNAAGLDDNVFSDTLFGHRRGAFTGAEEPREGLVAKAAGGTLFLDEIGDLGALSQTKLLRLLQEGEYFPLGSDRAERSSARVLAATMEDPEALETQGRLRRDLYYRLSGHRIHLPPLRERRGDVSVLLECFVEQAAQELGKTRPPLPPGLAARLENHHFPGNVRELRSMVWDAVAGYTSGWLALRPFQTRSALAPAAAVSSFGEALRGLDRLPEQREAYAALAEEALRRTGGNRSAAADLLGISRQALARHLNRIS, from the coding sequence ATGAACGCGAACTGGCCGCCGAGGCCCATCCTGATGGTGGACGACGAGGAGCCCTGGCTGGAGAGCCTGCGAGGAATCCTCAGCCTCGCGGGCATCCGCAACGTCATCACCTGCCGGGACAGCCGCGAGGTGCCGGAACTGCTGCTCCGCAACGATGCCAGCGTGCTGCTGCTCGACCTCTGCATGCCCCACGTCTCCGGGCAGGAGCTTTTGCGCGGGGTGGTCGCCGAGCACCCGGAGCTGCCCGTCATCGTGCTTTCCGGCCAGGACGAGCTGGAAACCGCGGTGCGCTGCATCAAGGACGGGGCCTATGAATATTTCCTCAAGAGCACGGAAAAGGAACGGCTGATCACCTCGGTGCGCCGCGCCGTGGAGTTGACCGACGTGCGCCGCGAGAACGCCAAGCTCAAGAACGCGTTTCTCGGCCGGGGGCCGGAACATCCGGAAGCCTTCGACGCCCTGGTCACCCGCGATCCCAAGATGCGCGCCCTGTTCGGCTATGCCGAGGCCGTGGCCGCCACGACCCTGCCCGTGCTGATCACCGGGGAAACCGGGACGGGCAAGGAACTCATGGCCCGCGCCGTGCACCGTCTCAGCGGGCGCAAGGGGCCGTTCGTGGCCGTGAACGCGGCCGGGCTGGACGACAACGTCTTTTCGGACACGCTCTTCGGCCACCGGCGGGGCGCGTTCACCGGGGCGGAGGAGCCGCGCGAGGGGCTGGTGGCCAAGGCCGCGGGGGGCACGCTCTTTCTCGACGAGATCGGCGACCTGGGGGCGCTCTCCCAGACCAAGCTCTTGCGCCTTCTTCAGGAGGGCGAATATTTCCCGCTCGGCTCGGACCGGGCCGAACGCTCTTCCGCGCGCGTCCTGGCCGCGACCATGGAGGATCCGGAAGCCCTGGAAACCCAGGGACGGCTGCGGCGCGACCTCTATTACCGCCTTTCCGGCCACCGCATCCACCTGCCGCCCCTGCGCGAGCGGCGCGGCGACGTTTCCGTGCTGCTGGAGTGTTTTGTGGAGCAGGCCGCCCAGGAGCTGGGCAAGACCCGCCCGCCCCTGCCGCCGGGACTGGCCGCTCGGCTGGAGAACCATCATTTTCCCGGCAACGTCCGCGAACTGCGCAGCATGGTCTGGGACGCGGTGGCCGGGTACACGTCCGGCTGGCTGGCGCTCCGGCCTTTCCAGACCCGCTCGGCCCTGGCTCCGGCAGCGGCCGTGTCCTCCTTCGGCGAGGCGCTGCGCGGGCTGGACCGCCTGCCGGAACAACGGGAAGCCTATGCGGCCCTGGCCGAGGAGGCCCTGCGCCGCACCGGGGGCAACCGGAGCGCCGCTGCGGACCTGCTCGGCATCTCCCGCCAGGCCCTTGCGCGCCATCTGAATAGAATTTCCTGA